Proteins from one Aythya fuligula isolate bAytFul2 chromosome 23, bAytFul2.pri, whole genome shotgun sequence genomic window:
- the HEYL gene encoding hairy/enhancer-of-split related with YRPW motif-like protein, with protein sequence MKRLCEESSSDTESDGTIDVGKEEEYSHVSRSVSPTTTSQIQARKKRRGIIEKRRRDRINSSLSELRRLVPTAFEKQGSSKLEKAEILQMTVDHLKMLHATGGAGFLDARALAVDYRSIGFRECLTEVVRYLGVLEGQNTADPIRLRLLSHLNNYVAEMEPSPVATSLLPIQTWPWSFLHGAAGPVQVPRREAAPAPLVVTASSLAYPSPAVRPAPLRRVPGDMLPSRRSLLAGRMASSSRRARGAGSSAAVAAVPRMPSPTGVLREGSSKGSQIATFLFSPASAGVPVPPAYAAPGALGAAVQGPGIRVGASRICRSWATEIGAF encoded by the exons ATGAAGCGGCTGTGCGAGGAGAGCTCCTCGGACACGGAGTCGGACGGCACCATCGACGTGGGCAAGGAGGAGGAGTACAG CCATGTGTCCAGGTCCGTGTCTCCCACTACGACGTCTCAGATACAGGCCAGGAAGAAGCGCAGAGGG ATCATCGAGAAGCGGCGCCGCGACCGCATCAACAGCAGCCTGTCGGAGCTGCGGCGCCTGGTGCCCACCGCCTTCGAGAAGCAG GGCTCTTCCAAGCTGGAGAAGGCAGAAATTCTACAAATGACAGTAGATCACTTAAAAATGCTTCATGCCACCGGAGGAGCAG GCTTCTTAGACGCCCGAGCTCTGGCTGTCGATTACAGGAGCATCGGCTTCCGCGAGTGCCTCACTGAAGTGGTCAGGTACCTGGGCGTCCTCGAGGGACAAAACACCGCCGACCCCATCCGGCTGCGACTCCTCTCCCACCTGAATAATTACGTGGCTGAAATGGAGCCGTCGCCGGTggccacctccctgctgcccatCCAGACGTGGCCCTGGTCCTTCCTCCACGGCGCCGCCGGCCCCGTGCAGGTCCCGCGACGGGAGGCCGCCCCCGCTCCGCTCGTTGTGACTGCGTCCTCCCTGGCTTACCCGAGCCCCGCCGTCAGGCCGGCTCCCCTTCGCCGCGTCCCCGGCGACATGCTGCCGTCCCGCCGGAGCCTCCTGGCCGGCAGGATGGCCTCTTCCAGCCGCAGGGCCCGCGGCGCGGGCTCCTCCGCAGCCGTCGCGGCCGTGCCCAGGATGCCGTCGCCGACGGGCGTGCTGAGAGAGGGCTCGTCCAAGGGCAGCCAGATCGCCACCTTCCTCTTCTCACCGGCCTCCGCCGGCGTCCCCGTTCCGCCGGCTTACGCGGCGCCTGGGGCCTTGGGCGCCGCCGTGCAGGGACCCGGGATCAGGGTGGGGGCATCCAGGATCTGCCGCTCCTGGGCGACGGAGATCGGGGCTttctga